One Ostrea edulis chromosome 2, xbOstEdul1.1, whole genome shotgun sequence genomic region harbors:
- the LOC125682292 gene encoding uncharacterized protein LOC125682292 gives MSSLAGAIFLISGLVCLHGGAVKKQAPFVCYRCDKVADPIDCTVTEACNADEQCFTDKYISEEHNVYFTLGCKAKRICDILASLGKREDDVEDMTYKEKREIIHLCTQCCSSGYCNNKLCTIVTTPKPTRKCQVCLNPEIDPKSCTQIKNCEDHEECFADVVMDQNHQVRHRMGCRSKVMCDIFLHHGHGISHGRRQTGIGNDPHVAQLCGGCCDTDACNKGGCYTIPHYNLTHHG, from the exons ATGTCGTCGCTAGCTGGGGCCATTTTTCTCATCTCAG GACTTGTCTGTCTTCACGGCGGAGCGGTCAAGAAACAAG CCCCGTTTGTGTGCTACCGCTGTGACAAAGTCGCCGATCCAATAGACTGCACCGTTACAGAGGCTTGTAACGCAGACGAG CAATGTTTCACCGACAAGTACATCAGTGAAGAACACAATGTCTATTTCACGCTGGGGTGTAAAGCCAAGCGA ATTTGTGATATTCTGGCGTCCCTCGGGAAACGTGAAGATGACGTAGAGGATATGACGTACAAAGAAAAAAGAGAGATCATACATCTGTGCACTCAATGTTGTTCGTCCGGTTACTGTAACAACAAGTTGTGCACCATTGTCACAA CTCCAAAACCAACCAGAaaatgccaagtttgtttgaacCCCGAAATAGATCCAAAATCTTGCACACAGATCAAGAACTGTGAAGATCATGAG GAGTGTTTTGCAGATGTCGTGATGGATCAGAACCATCAAGTCCGTCACAGGATGGGATGTCGCAGTAAAGTA ATGTGTGACATCTTCCTTCATCACGGTCACGGCATCTCACACGGCAGACGACAGACGGGTATTGGTAACGACCCTCACGTCGCTCAGCTCTGTGGAGGGTGCTGCGACACCGACGCCTGCAACAAGGGCGGTTGTTATACTATCC